From one Lotus japonicus ecotype B-129 chromosome 3, LjGifu_v1.2 genomic stretch:
- the LOC130744755 gene encoding uncharacterized protein LOC130744755 gives MSNSFALKIILKLPKGIQKRGKGQWKQISSDFVKTKTPKGRKRASIHDLTIDDTDLVPQQNQVPQLDAPTQIASHAQKFYLRLNGTPKGRKRASIHDLTIDDTDLVPQQNQVPQLDAPTQIASHAQKFYLRLNGTSKGRKRASIHDLTIDDTDLIPQQNQVPQLDASLQQLSPQQNQVQLDAQMQQLQESPHASFVDTDTPNEKLSRHGIDS, from the exons ATGTCAAATAGTTTTGCTCTTAAGATTATATT gaAGCTTCCTAAGGGTATTCAGAAACGTGGCAAAGGACAATGGAAACAAATCTCAAgtgattttgtcaaaacaaaaaCTCCAAAAGGGAGAAAAAGAGCAAGCATCCATGACCTAACCATTGATGACACTGACTTGGTTCCTCAACAAAATCAAGTTCCACAATTGGATGCTCCAACTCAAATTGCTAGTCATGCTCAAAAGTTTTATCTTCGCCTGAATGGTACACCAAAAGGGAGAAAAAGAGCAAGCATTCATGACCTAACCATTGATGACACTGACTTGGTTCCTCAACAAAATCAAGTTCCACAATTGGATGCTCCAACTCAAATTGCTAGTCATGCTCAAAAGTTTTATCTTCGCCTGAATGGTACATCAAAAGGGAGAAAAAGAGCAAGCATCCATGACCTAACCATTGATGACACTGACTTGATTCCTCAACAAAATCAAGTTCCACAATTGGATGCTTCATTGCAGCAATTATCCCCGCAGCAAAATCAGGTTCAATTGGATGCTCAAATGCAGCAATTACAAGAAAGCCCACAT GCTTCATTTGTGGATACTGACACACCAAATGAGAAGCTCTCGCGTCACGGAATTGACTCCTAA
- the LOC130744756 gene encoding dehydration-responsive element-binding protein 2D-like: MAGSEATKYASAATTTTATNNITKSNKSTIKRFIGVRQRPSGRWVAEIKDSSQHVRLWLGTYDTPEEAARAYDEAARALRGENARTNFVSSVNQLPTGSSGQTPGGHDSEGIRNGLSFASLKAKLSKNLQSIMARASDHNNKCSSKSRVSDHFTFASIFNRNRSYQFQTPAGDMKHIEKSVQPSIIVPSVEDHHPHHHSSSVSECSSEWVGFGQPGLDSDGSDIGTVVGDQGFLEQLMGWVESPEYDDACVSEGSRSKRFKVSSSVHVPPTFSDCSSPYSGYASPYSGYASPYNGCASPCNGYGSPYYGGK, from the coding sequence ATGGCAGGATCTGAAGCTACCAAATATGCTTCTGCTGCTACAACCACCACTGCAACAAACAACATAACCAAATCAAACAAGTCCACAATCAAGAGATTCATCGGGGTGAGGCAGAGGCCATCAGGAAGGTGGGTAGCCGAGATCAAAGACTCCTCCCAACACGTCCGCCTCTGGCTCGGAACCTACGATACACCAGAGGAAGCAGCAAGGGCGTACGACGAAGCGGCTCGCGCCCTGCGAGGGGAAAATGCGCGAACCAACTTCGTGTCGTCCGTGAACCAATTACCCACAGGGTCCTCGGGACAAACACCTGGTGGGCATGATTCTGAAGGAATCAGAAATGGACTCAGCTTCGCTTCGTTGAAAGCGAAGCTGAGCAAGAATCTTCAGAGCATCATGGCCAGAGCTAGTGATCACAACAACAAGTGCTCATCAAAGAGCAGGGTGAGTGATCACTTCACCTTTGCTAGCATATTCAACAGGAACAGAAGCTACCAGTTCCAAACCCCTGCAGGGGACATGAAACACATAGAGAAATCAGTGCAGCCTAGCATTATTGTTCCCTCTGTAGAGGATCATCATCCTCACCACCACTCCTCTAGTGTTTCTGAGTGCAGCTCTGAATGGGTCGGCTTCGGGCAACCCGGGTTGGACTCAGACGGGTCAGATATTGGTACTGTGGTTGGTGATCAAGGGTTCTTGGAGCAACTCATGGGTTGGGTTGAAAGCCCTGAATATGATGATGCTTGTGTGAGTGAAGGTTCAAGGAGCAAGAGGTTTAAGGTCTCTTCTTCTGTGCATGTGCCACCAACTTTCAGTGACTGTAGCTCCCCTTATAGTGGTTACGCCTCGCCGTATAGCGGTTACGCCTCGCCGTATAACGGTTGTGCCTCGCCGTGTAACGGTTATGGTTCTCCATATTATGGTGGGAAGTGA